One window of the Sparus aurata chromosome 7, fSpaAur1.1, whole genome shotgun sequence genome contains the following:
- the phlda3 gene encoding pleckstrin homology-like domain family A member 3 has protein sequence MSLPGKVMRDGLLEKRSSGLLQLWKKKRCVLTEEGLRLHNCKGGGVGGGDAQSSAWSSKAKELRFERMVTVDCVEYKRGLVYFTVVMATGKEIDFRCPQDGTAWNAEIALALVRFKNLQAVQTGRKRHLSTAHLGSTGEDEEL, from the coding sequence ATGTCTCTGCCGGGCAAAGTGATGCGGGACGGGCTGCTGGAGAAGCGCAGCAGCGgtctcctccagctgtggaAAAAGAAGCGCTGCGTGCTCACAGAGGAAGGGCTGCGCCTGCACAACTGCAAAGGCGGTGGCGTTGGTGGTGGGGATGCTCAGAGCTCGGCGTGGAGCTCCAAAGCCAAGGAGCTCCGCTTTGAGCGCATGGTCACGGTGGACTGCGTGGAGTACAAGCGGGGGCTGGTGTACTTCACCGTGGTGATGGCGACAGGGAAGGAGATTGACTTTCGGTGTCCGCAGGACGGCACTGCATGGAACGCGGAGATCGCGCTGGCGCTGGTGCGCTTTAAGAACCTGCAGGCCGTGCAAACTGGACGGAAGAGGCACCTGTCCACAGCACACCTGGGCAGCACCGGGGAGGACGAGGAGCTCTGA